A window from Onychostoma macrolepis isolate SWU-2019 chromosome 07, ASM1243209v1, whole genome shotgun sequence encodes these proteins:
- the parvab gene encoding parvin, alpha b yields MASSPQKSPSSPKSPTPKSPSSRKKDETFLGKLGGTLARRKKAKEVSELQEEGMNAINLPLSPTPFELDPEDTMLDENEVRTMVDPNSRNDPKLQELLKVLIDWINDVLVGERIIVKDLAEDLYDGQVLQKLFENLEGEKLNVAEVTQCEIGQKQKLQTVLEKINDTLKVSSRNIKWNVDSVHAKNIVAILHLLVALSQHFRAPIRLPDHVSIQVVVVQKREGILQSRQIQEEITGNIGALSGRYERDAFDTLFDHAPDKLNVVKKTLITFVNKHLNKLNLEVSELETQFADGVYLVLLMGLLEGYFVPLYNFFLIPENFDHKVHNVSFSFELMQDGNMEKPKPRPEDIVNCDLKSTLRVLYNLFTKYRNVE; encoded by the exons ATGGCTTCTTCGCCGCAGAAATCACCGTCCTCACCGAAATCTCCCACTCCGAAGTCGCCTTCCTCCAGGAAAAAAGATGAGACTTTTCTTGGAAAACTTGGAGGAACTTTAGCAAGAAGGAAAAAGGCAAAAGAAG TATCTGAGCTCCAGGAGGAGGGAATGAATGCGATTAACCTGCCCCTCAGCCCAACTCCCTTTGAGCTGGACCCTGAAGACACCATGCTTG ATGAGAATGAAGTCCGTACCATGGTTGATCCCAACTCAAGGAATGATCCCAAACTCCAAGAGCTATTGAAG GTGCTCATTGACTGGATCAATGACGTGTTGGTGGGAGAGAGAATCATTGTTAAGGATCTAGCTGAGGACCTCTATGATGGGCAGGTTCTTCAAAAACTCTTTG AGAACCTGGAGGGAGAGAAGCTGAATGTGGCTGAGGTGACACAGTGTGAGATCGGTCAGAAACAGAAGCTGCAGACGGTTCTGGAAAAGATCAATGACACTCTCAAAGTTTCCTCCAGGAACATTAAATGGAATGTTGACT CTGTTCATGCTAAGAACATTGTGGCCATTCTTCACCTGCTGGTGGCTCTTTCTCAGCATTTCCGGGCCCCTATCAGACTGCCAGACCATGTGTCCATTCAAGTTGTAGTGGTTCAG AAACGAGAGGGAATACTTCAGTCTCGGCAGATTCAGGAGGAAATTACAGGCAATATagg GGCATTGTCTGGAAGATATG AGCGAGACGCCTTTGATACCCTTTTTGACCATGCGCCAGATAAACTGAATGTGGTGAAAAAG ACTCTTATTACATTTGTGAACAAGCACTTAAACAAGTTGAACCTGGAGGTGTCAGAGCTGGAAACTCAG TTTGCTGATGGTGTGTACCTGGTCTTACTGATGGGACTCCTAGAAGGATACTTTGTGCCCCTCTATAACTTCTTCCTCATCCCTGAAAATTTTGATCATAAG GTGCACAATGTTTCATTTTCCTTTGAGCTGATGCAAGATGGCAATATGGAGAAGCCAAAGCCCAGGCCAGAAG ACATTGTCAACTGTGACCTCAAGTCCACTTTGAGGGTCCTCTACAACCTGTTCACCAAGTACAGGAATGTGGAGTGA